A window of Campylobacter ureolyticus contains these coding sequences:
- a CDS encoding head-tail connector protein: MKLTKTPLKNDKLISVDEFKLWARIDNDEEDELLDELLESAINFFELKTNRVLKRAKFKAVLENEKVFFGECDEIKILSGDIEIKTEYGATCFSRSGEVSFVCGYEKVPLMIKLWIKNFALNLYENRVNDYKNDTVISYFRIKEF, from the coding sequence ATGAAACTAACAAAAACACCACTAAAAAACGATAAATTAATAAGCGTTGATGAGTTTAAGCTTTGGGCTAGGATAGATAATGATGAAGAAGATGAGCTTTTAGATGAGCTTTTAGAAAGTGCTATAAATTTCTTTGAGTTAAAGACAAATAGGGTTTTAAAAAGAGCAAAATTTAAAGCTGTTTTAGAAAATGAAAAAGTCTTTTTTGGTGAGTGCGATGAGATAAAGATATTAAGTGGTGATATTGAGATAAAAACAGAATATGGGGCAACCTGTTTTAGCCGAAGTGGTGAAGTAAGCTTTGTATGTGGATATGAAAAAGTGCCTTTGATGATAAAACTTTGGATTAAAAACTTTGCTTTAAACCTTTATGAAAACAGGGTAAATGACTACAAAAACGATACTGTTATAAGCTACTTTCGTATAAAGGAGTTTTAG
- a CDS encoding phage head closure protein, which translates to MRVGKLRHRIEIYKFDEIFNEYGEAELKEVFVKKIWAFMDAIKGDEKYINDKQMSEVDYKFEIRFLKNLDESYFIKFKDKIFDIKSVINPYEKNERLLLNCTQRKRDYK; encoded by the coding sequence GTGAGAGTTGGCAAACTAAGACATAGAATTGAAATTTATAAATTTGATGAAATTTTCAATGAGTATGGTGAAGCTGAACTAAAAGAAGTATTTGTCAAAAAAATATGGGCTTTTATGGATGCCATAAAGGGTGATGAAAAATACATAAATGATAAACAGATGAGCGAGGTTGATTATAAATTTGAGATTAGGTTTTTAAAAAATCTTGATGAAAGCTATTTTATCAAATTTAAAGATAAAATTTTTGATATAAAAAGCGTGATTAATCCTTATGAAAAAAATGAAAGACTTTTACTAAACTGCACCCAAAGAAAAAGAGATTATAAATGA
- a CDS encoding restriction endonuclease subunit S domain-containing protein yields the protein MQEIDKKISELQTHKEADIKAELAQNNVQININLSDLSALAINNPELANRYISILEKEQTHKHKIDDEILALEKKRTSHKRRRNSSY from the coding sequence TTGCAAGAGATAGACAAGAAAATATCAGAACTCCAAACTCACAAAGAAGCTGATATTAAAGCTGAACTAGCTCAAAACAATGTTCAAATTAATATAAATTTATCAGATCTTTCAGCATTAGCTATAAACAATCCTGAACTTGCAAATAGGTATATTTCTATACTGGAAAAAGAACAAACGCATAAGCACAAGATTGATGATGAAATTTTAGCTCTTGAAAAAAAAAGAACAAGCCATAAGAGAAGAAGAAATTCCTCATATTAG
- a CDS encoding terminase TerL endonuclease subunit — MNKIILRKEILNNADEYIKTQNENLKNTPYFIDEKTAFRAIKFISLLKHTAGEFAGVNFQLLDFQIKFIIDTIATFKKDTNSRRYSSALLFIPRKNGKALSINTLIPTPKGFIKMADLKVGDEVFSLDGKPTKITLISDIMHNHDCYDVKFSDGSSITADKDHIWHVNSAYHYKGSSRKDLNLTTKEMLDLGVIYKRKDEKTEHAFKVQIPKAVHFKKQKTTIHPYLLGLWLGNGSSYDARITIDSHKDEIMVKLSKIGVKLNLVPSDNKNVYYTYTDKKHSHNGFGSTLRKLNLYKNKHIPNEYLFNDEETRLELLRGIMDSDGFVSKAGQCEFCSTNEKLANNMLLLVRSLGLKAALKKTKAMLKGKICSDKFRVCFYAPKSLKISYIGFKQNRLKSKLSKRAFSKAIISIAKTKSVPVKCIQVAHPSSLYLSGEAFTPTHNTELLASILLYFLFVDSEKGKEIYCAANETEQAKIVYNATSTMLRQNSSLEKVATIFKSTKTIERNNEFKDFIKVLTANADTKDGLRPYVFVYDELHAAKSGELLKVLEEGARSRNNSLSFVISTAGYNLNGEMHKLYEYAKKVKNGTIKDDSFYAMIFEADSNNWQDEKEWLKANPAMNRGIKLDKLKEAFIKTSHDALAMHSFKTKHLNIWVSSNADSWLSDEEWMKNSYELKIDEVLADKTLKFYAGLDLSSVNDLTAFVLITKLSSKIAIIPYFWLPSENLRSKSKKDYVSYEQWIKDGFIRLTPGNVIDYAYIQRDILEICRKLSVEAVAFDRWNAASIVTNLGDEGLNMLSFGQGFGSMSAPSKELYTKIMKGELEHFNNPVMRWMATNAVIKTDPAGNIKLDKEKSRDKIDGLIALIMAYGIRKNIQTPINPYENRGIRVL, encoded by the coding sequence ATGAATAAAATAATCTTAAGAAAAGAGATTTTAAATAATGCCGATGAGTATATCAAAACTCAAAATGAAAATCTAAAAAATACACCTTATTTTATAGATGAAAAAACAGCTTTTAGGGCTATTAAGTTTATAAGTCTTTTAAAACACACCGCAGGAGAGTTTGCAGGGGTTAATTTTCAGCTTTTGGATTTTCAAATTAAGTTCATTATCGATACCATAGCTACTTTTAAAAAAGATACCAACTCACGCCGTTACTCATCAGCACTTTTATTTATCCCTAGAAAAAACGGTAAAGCTCTAAGCATAAACACTCTTATACCAACTCCAAAAGGCTTTATAAAAATGGCTGATTTAAAGGTGGGTGATGAAGTTTTTAGTCTTGATGGAAAGCCTACAAAAATAACATTAATAAGCGATATTATGCATAACCACGACTGTTATGATGTAAAATTTAGCGATGGCAGTAGTATCACAGCAGACAAAGACCATATTTGGCATGTAAATAGTGCATACCACTATAAGGGCAGCTCTCGTAAAGACTTAAATCTAACCACCAAAGAAATGTTAGATTTGGGTGTGATTTATAAAAGAAAAGATGAGAAAACCGAACATGCTTTTAAAGTTCAAATCCCAAAAGCAGTTCATTTTAAAAAGCAAAAAACCACTATACATCCTTATCTTTTGGGACTTTGGTTAGGCAATGGAAGCAGCTATGATGCAAGGATAACAATTGATAGCCACAAAGATGAGATAATGGTAAAATTATCTAAAATAGGCGTAAAGCTAAACTTAGTTCCAAGTGATAACAAAAATGTATATTATACCTACACAGACAAAAAACACTCTCATAATGGCTTTGGCTCAACTCTAAGAAAGCTAAATTTATATAAAAACAAGCATATTCCAAATGAATATTTATTTAATGATGAAGAAACAAGGCTTGAGCTTTTAAGAGGTATTATGGATAGCGATGGCTTTGTTTCAAAGGCTGGTCAGTGTGAGTTTTGTTCTACAAATGAAAAACTAGCAAATAATATGCTTCTTTTAGTTAGATCACTTGGATTAAAAGCTGCTTTAAAAAAAACAAAAGCCATGCTAAAAGGTAAGATTTGTAGCGATAAGTTTAGAGTGTGTTTTTATGCTCCTAAAAGTTTAAAAATATCTTATATTGGATTTAAGCAAAATAGACTTAAATCAAAACTATCAAAAAGAGCGTTTTCAAAAGCCATAATATCTATCGCAAAAACAAAAAGCGTTCCTGTGAAGTGCATACAAGTAGCACACCCTTCATCGCTTTATCTATCAGGAGAAGCTTTTACACCAACCCACAACACCGAGCTTTTAGCTTCAATACTTCTTTACTTCCTTTTTGTTGATAGTGAAAAAGGTAAAGAGATCTATTGTGCTGCAAACGAAACCGAGCAGGCAAAAATAGTCTATAATGCAACCTCTACTATGTTGCGTCAAAACTCAAGCCTAGAAAAAGTTGCCACAATATTTAAATCAACTAAAACAATAGAACGAAACAATGAATTTAAAGACTTTATAAAGGTTTTAACCGCTAATGCCGACACCAAAGATGGACTTAGACCTTATGTCTTTGTCTATGACGAGCTTCACGCTGCAAAAAGTGGTGAACTTTTAAAAGTGCTTGAAGAAGGTGCTAGAAGTAGAAACAACTCATTAAGTTTTGTAATTTCAACTGCTGGGTATAACCTAAACGGTGAAATGCACAAACTCTACGAATATGCCAAAAAGGTAAAAAATGGCACTATAAAAGATGATAGCTTCTATGCTATGATATTTGAAGCTGACTCAAACAATTGGCAAGATGAAAAAGAGTGGCTAAAGGCAAACCCTGCAATGAATAGAGGCATAAAGCTTGATAAACTAAAAGAAGCGTTTATAAAGACCTCACACGATGCTTTAGCAATGCACAGTTTTAAGACCAAGCACCTTAACATTTGGGTTTCAAGTAATGCCGATAGCTGGTTAAGTGATGAAGAGTGGATGAAAAACTCTTATGAACTTAAAATAGATGAGGTTTTAGCGGATAAAACGCTTAAATTTTACGCAGGACTTGATTTATCAAGTGTAAATGACCTTACGGCTTTTGTTTTAATAACTAAGCTTAGTTCTAAAATAGCGATTATTCCTTATTTTTGGTTGCCATCTGAAAATTTACGCTCAAAAAGTAAAAAAGACTATGTGAGCTACGAGCAGTGGATAAAAGATGGCTTTATCCGTTTAACTCCTGGAAATGTAATTGATTATGCGTATATACAAAGAGACATTTTAGAAATTTGTAGAAAATTAAGCGTTGAAGCTGTTGCATTTGATAGGTGGAATGCAGCAAGTATAGTTACAAATTTAGGTGATGAGGGCTTAAATATGCTAAGTTTTGGTCAAGGCTTTGGCTCTATGTCAGCCCCTAGCAAAGAACTTTATACTAAGATTATGAAAGGAGAGTTAGAGCATTTTAATAACCCTGTGATGAGGTGGATGGCTACAAATGCAGTTATTAAAACAGACCCTGCAGGAAACATTAAGTTGGATAAAGAAAAAAGCAGAGATAAGATAGATGGGTTAATCGCTTTAATTATGGCTTATGGCATTAGAAAAAACATACAAACACCAATAAACCCGTATGAAAATAGGGGAATAAGGGTTTTGTAA
- a CDS encoding phage portal protein encodes MKKSKRSKSIKKRQSINIKLSDVTTLSQIITNSKIVGKKATAISAVYASIAAISDTISTLPLNLYRLNDKKREIAHDHYLQKIIKFRPNDYLTSVSFLEAIIKNMLTYGNAFIYPIKKRDESIVRLEIIPPENITIFSYEKKPFYNYICDGAAIRLEMDELINIPYFSYDGITGLSPISACKNSLETANETDEYSKRFYKNGAFPSGVLEFPVELSDEAYERLKNSWQNAYSGINSYKTAILEAGAKYTPITIPNKDAQFIELKQFQITDIARIFNIPAHKIGDLTHATFSNIEQQELNYAIQTIRPIVTKIESSFNRWLLKDDEKERYYFKFNLNAMLRGDVKSRFESYMLGRNMGVYSVNEIRELEELNPIEGGDIYDKPLNSNLKLDGGKKDE; translated from the coding sequence ATGAAAAAGAGCAAAAGATCAAAAAGCATAAAAAAAAGACAGAGTATAAACATAAAATTAAGCGATGTTACCACACTAAGCCAAATAATAACAAATTCTAAAATAGTTGGCAAAAAAGCAACTGCTATAAGTGCCGTTTATGCTTCAATTGCTGCTATAAGCGATACGATATCAACACTGCCTTTAAATTTATATAGACTAAATGACAAAAAAAGAGAGATAGCACACGATCACTATTTGCAAAAAATAATAAAATTTAGACCCAATGATTATCTTACAAGCGTAAGTTTTTTAGAAGCTATTATAAAAAATATGCTTACTTATGGCAATGCTTTTATCTACCCTATCAAAAAAAGAGATGAAAGCATAGTAAGGCTTGAAATAATACCACCTGAAAATATAACAATTTTTAGTTATGAAAAAAAGCCCTTTTATAACTATATATGTGATGGTGCAGCTATAAGGCTTGAAATGGACGAGCTTATAAATATACCTTACTTTTCATACGATGGCATAACTGGTTTAAGCCCTATAAGTGCATGTAAAAATAGTCTAGAAACTGCTAACGAAACAGATGAATATAGCAAAAGGTTTTATAAAAATGGGGCTTTTCCAAGTGGTGTATTAGAATTTCCTGTTGAACTTAGTGATGAGGCATATGAAAGGCTTAAAAATAGTTGGCAAAATGCTTATAGTGGGATAAATTCCTATAAAACAGCAATTCTTGAAGCAGGTGCAAAATATACTCCTATAACAATACCAAACAAAGATGCACAGTTTATAGAGCTTAAACAGTTTCAAATAACAGATATCGCAAGGATATTTAATATCCCTGCTCATAAAATTGGCGATTTAACTCATGCAACTTTTTCAAATATAGAACAACAAGAGTTAAACTATGCCATTCAAACAATACGCCCTATTGTCACAAAAATAGAAAGCTCTTTTAATAGATGGCTTTTAAAAGATGATGAAAAAGAGAGATATTATTTTAAATTTAACCTCAACGCGATGCTTAGAGGTGATGTTAAAAGTAGATTTGAAAGCTATATGCTAGGACGTAATATGGGAGTATATAGCGTAAATGAAATAAGAGAGCTTGAAGAGTTAAACCCAATTGAGGGAGGCGACATATACGATAAGCCGTTAAATTCAAATCTAAAACTTGACGGAGGTAAAAAGGATGAGTAA
- a CDS encoding HNH endonuclease, whose product MYKLCKCGEKIPLHKYQCNKCKKLSAKFYNKTYDNFSRDKLSAKFYSSVAWKKARARVIIEEPFCRVCGKKADVIDHIIPIKSGGSKLARKNLQSLCHKCHNQKTLNDEILYK is encoded by the coding sequence ATGTATAAGCTTTGTAAGTGTGGTGAAAAAATCCCCCTACATAAATATCAGTGCAATAAGTGTAAAAAGCTAAGTGCTAAATTTTACAATAAAACTTATGATAATTTTTCAAGAGATAAGCTAAGTGCTAAATTTTATAGCTCAGTTGCTTGGAAAAAGGCAAGAGCAAGAGTAATTATAGAAGAGCCGTTTTGTAGAGTGTGTGGCAAAAAAGCCGATGTGATAGATCATATAATTCCTATAAAATCAGGTGGAAGTAAATTAGCTAGAAAAAACCTACAATCACTTTGCCATAAATGCCATAATCAAAAGACTTTAAACGACGAAATTTTATATAAATAG
- a CDS encoding AAA family ATPase: MYIKKIKIKNFRAFSKKDEVYEIELGTNLTCISGHNGIGKSTILAMLSNCAEIKKKDGELLNGDAFRGDYSDIIKYDKIADSSGRKCTIFFDDLPRDEKGNILDGYLSELSFRATTQKLDEANFRYRLIPIKDENKKDEKKISWPVYYLGLSRLFPFGEADAVEQKTIKENSYKNMIIQEYNYIFTLDGVSGKAEFIQPNSIKRKKGVGIITEQYGSLANSSGQDNLGQILAAVFSFQRLKDNQKDCYHGGILLIDEIDATLHPAAQNRLFEFLYKKSKELDLQIVFTTHSLSLMEHICKKELNEQNNYCIIQYLRNAIGKIEIIKNPTMSGIYADLMVKYKNRIINKEINVFMEDDVSRWFLKGILKNTKIKSDLNFLDGEFGFVDIVKLAVSSNIFKDALVILDPDVKRDESKHQLHNILKKDSFFTFDKKQKYKRTILTLPGSEPVEKILGKYVLSLEEDHKFYSDNVDDNIVYRSVHVNYENLKSGHKEKNELEIYKEWFNEYKEIFGEALLDYWIKENKEVVDEFVDNFKFEYNKIAKTFGIDKI, encoded by the coding sequence ATGTATATAAAAAAGATTAAAATTAAAAATTTTAGAGCTTTTTCTAAAAAAGATGAGGTATATGAAATAGAGCTTGGAACAAATTTAACTTGTATATCTGGGCACAATGGTATAGGCAAATCAACTATACTAGCTATGCTTAGTAATTGTGCTGAAATTAAGAAAAAAGATGGAGAATTGCTTAATGGAGATGCTTTTAGAGGAGATTATTCAGATATTATAAAATATGATAAGATTGCAGATAGCTCAGGGCGTAAGTGCACTATATTTTTTGATGATTTGCCAAGAGATGAAAAAGGAAATATATTAGATGGGTATCTTAGTGAGTTGAGTTTTAGAGCCACAACTCAAAAACTAGATGAAGCAAATTTTAGATATAGGTTAATTCCAATAAAAGATGAAAATAAAAAAGATGAAAAGAAAATATCTTGGCCAGTATATTATTTAGGACTTTCTAGGCTTTTTCCATTTGGAGAGGCTGATGCTGTAGAGCAAAAAACAATAAAAGAAAATAGCTATAAAAACATGATAATTCAAGAGTATAATTATATTTTTACTTTAGATGGTGTAAGTGGTAAGGCTGAATTTATTCAGCCTAACTCAATAAAACGAAAAAAGGGTGTAGGAATTATAACTGAGCAATATGGCTCTTTGGCCAACTCTTCTGGACAGGATAATTTGGGTCAAATTTTGGCTGCAGTGTTTTCATTTCAGAGACTAAAAGACAATCAAAAAGATTGTTATCATGGTGGAATACTTTTAATAGATGAGATAGATGCAACTCTTCATCCAGCTGCTCAAAACAGACTTTTTGAATTTTTATATAAAAAATCTAAAGAACTTGATTTACAAATAGTTTTTACTACACATAGTCTTAGCTTGATGGAGCACATATGCAAAAAAGAATTAAATGAACAAAATAATTACTGCATTATACAGTACTTAAGAAATGCAATAGGAAAAATTGAGATAATAAAAAATCCTACTATGTCAGGTATATATGCTGATTTAATGGTTAAATACAAAAACAGAATTATTAATAAGGAAATAAATGTTTTTATGGAGGATGATGTTTCAAGGTGGTTTTTAAAAGGTATACTAAAAAATACAAAAATAAAATCTGATTTAAATTTTTTAGATGGGGAATTTGGCTTTGTTGATATTGTAAAATTAGCAGTTTCAAGTAATATATTTAAAGATGCGCTAGTAATATTAGACCCAGATGTAAAAAGAGATGAGAGCAAACACCAGCTTCATAATATTTTAAAAAAAGATAGCTTTTTTACATTTGATAAAAAACAAAAATATAAAAGAACAATATTAACTTTACCAGGAAGTGAACCTGTAGAAAAAATCTTGGGTAAGTATGTGTTATCTTTAGAAGAGGATCATAAGTTTTATTCAGACAATGTAGATGATAATATAGTTTATAGGAGTGTTCATGTAAACTATGAAAATTTAAAATCTGGCCACAAAGAAAAAAATGAATTAGAAATATATAAAGAGTGGTTTAATGAGTATAAAGAAATTTTTGGAGAAGCTCTTTTGGATTACTGGATAAAAGAGAATAAAGAAGTGGTTGATGAATTTGTTGATAATTTTAAATTTGAATATAATAAAATCGCTAAGACATTTGGCATTGATAAGATTTAA
- a CDS encoding HK97-gp10 family putative phage morphogenesis protein has translation MITYEMQGLKELTFKFEKLKKNIDKEVIKPVIKEVLKDARKKAKANVPMETGELKRHIITRMNRTRNNVSSGIILVKKFRNLTKRELERANPLSLKYNKKGKAIKEVYYAHFVEYGTKHAKPRPFLRNSIDKEKANARLQKAINRELNNL, from the coding sequence ATGATAACTTATGAGATGCAAGGACTTAAAGAACTAACTTTTAAGTTTGAAAAGCTTAAAAAAAACATAGACAAAGAAGTTATAAAGCCTGTGATAAAAGAGGTCTTAAAAGATGCAAGAAAAAAAGCAAAGGCAAATGTTCCTATGGAAACAGGGGAGCTAAAAAGACACATTATAACAAGGATGAATAGAACTAGAAATAATGTCTCAAGTGGAATAATTCTAGTTAAAAAGTTTAGAAACCTAACAAAACGAGAGCTAGAAAGAGCTAATCCACTATCGCTAAAATACAATAAAAAAGGCAAAGCTATAAAAGAGGTATATTATGCCCACTTTGTAGAATATGGCACAAAGCATGCCAAGCCAAGACCTTTTTTAAGAAACTCAATAGATAAAGAAAAAGCCAACGCTAGGCTTCAAAAAGCCATTAATAGGGAGTTAAATAATTTATGA
- a CDS encoding HK97 family phage prohead protease, giving the protein MSKNLYRVANLRGFDNKTDEKRLKFCIISRNNSCERFDWEIGRYIETLDVNGAIYDGLKTMFKDHIISVDNAIARVENIRLEDGELLCECVFDESSTTIYERFKNGILNDVSIGYRVIESKISKKDNKNYVLVTKFEILELSAVWKGADKGANLRNKNDIEKIQRAKEYMDLQKEILNLKEKTL; this is encoded by the coding sequence ATGAGTAAAAACCTATATAGAGTTGCAAATTTAAGAGGATTTGACAACAAAACAGATGAAAAAAGACTTAAATTTTGCATAATCTCACGCAATAATTCGTGTGAGAGATTTGACTGGGAGATTGGCAGATATATAGAAACGCTTGATGTAAATGGCGCTATTTATGATGGGTTAAAAACTATGTTTAAAGACCACATAATAAGCGTAGATAACGCCATAGCAAGGGTTGAAAATATACGCCTTGAAGATGGTGAGCTTTTATGTGAGTGTGTATTTGATGAGAGCTCAACTACAATTTATGAAAGGTTCAAAAATGGAATTTTAAACGATGTAAGCATAGGATATAGAGTAATAGAGAGCAAAATTAGTAAAAAAGATAACAAAAACTATGTTTTAGTAACGAAATTTGAGATTTTAGAACTTAGTGCAGTTTGGAAAGGAGCAGATAAGGGTGCAAATTTAAGAAATAAAAACGATATAGAAAAAATACAAAGAGCCAAAGAGTATATGGATTTACAAAAAGAGATACTTAATTTAAAGGAGAAAACACTATGA
- a CDS encoding phage major capsid protein: protein MKLKELKEKAVKTLSDARAILDKADKEQRGLNTDEKVKYENLNSEFDTLQEQIRQIEASNALKDELREKEAFMDEIVSKELPKSKNSAIKDDEYTKTFFDYVRGDNSALYKLKRDLNEGSGANGGYTVPKTFQARVLEKLNNEMFLRQLCTVTQTTSTNVIPVGGVVPEFDWIEEKGVYNEKDLTFSQIEINAYKIGGIIKISEELLEDSAINIESYILNKMVEGLKHTQELAFVKGDGNKKPKGLATYNVGLTTASANAITDIELIDFFYSLDKNYRDGAVWVVSDEFEKALRKLKDATGNYLWQPALTAGAQATLLGKPIYVSGYMDGLESGKVPAVFGNLRYYNIADRGSMSLQRLNELYAGNGQVGFRARARVDGVLTINDAIKCLKCA from the coding sequence ATGAAATTAAAAGAATTAAAAGAAAAAGCAGTAAAAACTCTTAGCGATGCAAGAGCTATTTTAGACAAAGCAGATAAAGAGCAAAGAGGATTAAATACAGATGAAAAAGTAAAATACGAAAACCTTAACTCTGAATTTGACACACTACAAGAGCAAATTAGACAAATTGAAGCTAGTAACGCTTTAAAAGACGAACTTAGAGAAAAAGAAGCTTTTATGGATGAGATAGTCTCAAAAGAGTTACCCAAAAGTAAAAATTCCGCCATAAAAGATGATGAATATACAAAAACTTTTTTTGACTATGTAAGGGGTGATAATAGCGCTTTATACAAGTTAAAAAGGGATTTGAATGAAGGAAGTGGAGCAAATGGTGGATATACAGTGCCAAAAACATTTCAAGCAAGAGTATTAGAAAAATTAAACAATGAAATGTTTCTAAGACAGCTTTGCACTGTAACTCAAACAACCTCAACAAATGTTATACCAGTTGGTGGCGTGGTGCCTGAGTTTGACTGGATAGAGGAAAAAGGTGTTTATAACGAAAAAGACCTAACTTTTTCACAAATTGAGATAAATGCCTATAAAATAGGTGGAATTATTAAAATTAGTGAAGAACTATTAGAAGATAGTGCGATAAATATTGAAAGCTACATTTTAAACAAAATGGTTGAAGGGCTAAAACATACTCAAGAACTAGCTTTTGTAAAAGGTGATGGCAACAAAAAGCCAAAAGGCTTAGCAACTTATAATGTAGGGCTAACCACTGCTAGTGCAAATGCTATCACAGATATTGAGCTAATAGACTTTTTTTATAGCTTAGATAAAAACTACAGAGATGGTGCAGTGTGGGTTGTAAGTGATGAGTTTGAAAAGGCTTTAAGAAAATTAAAAGACGCCACAGGCAATTACTTGTGGCAACCAGCCTTAACAGCAGGAGCGCAAGCTACACTACTTGGAAAACCAATTTATGTAAGTGGGTATATGGATGGATTAGAAAGTGGTAAAGTCCCTGCAGTGTTTGGAAACTTAAGATATTACAACATTGCAGACCGTGGGTCTATGAGCTTGCAAAGACTAAATGAGCTTTATGCTGGAAATGGTCAGGTTGGCTTTAGAGCAAGAGCTAGAGTTGATGGAGTTTTAACCATAAATGATGCAATTAAGTGCTTAAAATGTGCATAA
- a CDS encoding winged helix-turn-helix transcriptional regulator, protein MIDTTKKNFIIWNDGNNNTNIQVLLDEANETLWLSQKQIAEIFGVSVSTINEHIKNILNDNELDNSTIRNFLIVQNEGKRENLKKQISNMRSLKN, encoded by the coding sequence ATGATAGATACAACCAAAAAAAACTTTATTATCTGGAATGATGGTAATAACAACACAAACATCCAAGTTTTATTAGATGAAGCCAATGAAACCTTATGGCTAAGTCAAAAGCAAATAGCTGAAATTTTTGGCGTGAGTGTGTCGACTATAAACGAGCATATAAAAAATATCCTAAATGACAATGAACTTGATAATTCAACTATTAGGAATTTCCTAATAGTTCAAAACGAGGGTAAAAGGGAAAATTTAAAAAAGCAGATATCGAATATGAGAAGTTTAAAGAATTAA
- a CDS encoding DNA adenine methylase, producing MFTSPLRYPGGKSKLTEFVSYTIEINNIKNPIYCEPFCGGAGVAMNLLLSSRVDKIVLNDYDVAIYSFWKAVIDDTSKLIKKILNTEITMAEREKQKEIYKLKKDIRNYDIDLAFATLFLNRTSVSGIIKGGVIGGQKQSGQYKIDARFNKENIIEKITTIAKYSSKIELFNLEANKFIKDFLIRMDKSQTFIFFDPPYYKQGKNLYTNFFIHDDHKKLFESIKLLDDFHWIMTYDNEDEIYQIYKDYSPKKYSLRYSAKNKIKAFELFFKSHKTLVNSFDKVAFEKV from the coding sequence ATGTTTACATCTCCTCTTCGTTATCCTGGAGGTAAATCAAAACTAACTGAATTTGTATCATACACAATAGAAATAAATAATATAAAAAATCCTATATATTGTGAGCCATTTTGTGGTGGAGCTGGTGTTGCTATGAATTTATTACTATCTAGCAGAGTTGATAAAATTGTGCTAAATGATTATGATGTAGCTATTTATTCTTTTTGGAAAGCTGTTATAGATGATACAAGTAAATTGATTAAAAAAATATTGAATACAGAAATAACAATGGCAGAAAGAGAAAAACAAAAAGAGATATATAAATTAAAAAAAGATATAAGAAATTACGATATAGATTTAGCTTTTGCAACACTATTTTTAAATAGGACAAGTGTATCTGGGATAATAAAGGGTGGTGTTATAGGTGGGCAAAAACAAAGTGGCCAATATAAAATAGATGCTAGATTTAATAAAGAAAATATAATAGAAAAGATAACAACAATAGCCAAATATAGCTCTAAAATAGAGCTCTTTAACTTAGAGGCTAATAAATTTATAAAAGACTTTTTAATACGTATGGATAAAAGTCAAACTTTTATATTTTTTGATCCACCATATTACAAACAAGGTAAAAATTTATACACTAATTTTTTTATTCATGATGATCATAAAAAATTATTTGAGTCTATCAAGCTTTTAGATGACTTTCATTGGATTATGACATATGACAATGAAGATGAAATATATCAAATTTATAAAGATTATAGCCCTAAAAAATATTCACTTAGGTATTCGGCCAAAAATAAAATAAAGGCTTTCGAACTTTTTTTTAAAAGCCATAAAACATTAGTTAATTCTTTTGATAAAGTAGCTTTTGAAAAAGTGTAA